The Lycium ferocissimum isolate CSIRO_LF1 chromosome 10, AGI_CSIRO_Lferr_CH_V1, whole genome shotgun sequence genome window below encodes:
- the LOC132035161 gene encoding putative F-box protein At1g32420, which translates to MNSIRKEVSIPHEIIFEIFSWLPAKSLMRFKCVSGFCNSLVSRSDFTDIHRCRSRTRPGGTKFFLHEDRAFYTAEQKEDGKDFAALLQIVSFDEIYPAYSRLDCVNGLFCIWVPASVEPAAIFNPSTREVRFLPNLNKDICWRTKFFCQENYSLGFESGEKKYKVLLSTKHAQYRKNWVLTLGIDESWRETQSISPDIVHIMPGICINGVIYQFVYWSTNANTPAIAGFDIKSEKFNIIALWNASYHMVVDYKLIEVKGKLAVTNCENLLSGYIHLWILEIEDQWKSYIIRTIWNGIYSRIRSHLQITSLCKSRNGDILFIVNLKSGTLCLCYDVTRQSWSKLEITGLPKESFIKGIGSYVERLVM; encoded by the coding sequence ATGAATTCTATCAGAAAAGAAGTATCAATTCCTCATGAAATAATCTTTGAAATATTTTCATGGCTTCCTGCTAAGTCCTTAATGCGTTTCAAGTGCGTTTCCGGattttgtaattctcttgtTTCGAGATCAGATTTTACCGATATCCATAGATGTCGCTCTAGGACTCGTCCTGGTGGAACAAAATTCTTTCTCCATGAAGACAGAGCTTTTTACACGGCTGAGCAAAAGGAAGATGGAAAAGACTTTGCCGCTCTTCTTCAAATTGTTAGTTTTGATGAAATCTACCCTGCATATTCTCGTTTGGATTGCGTTAACGGTTTATTTTGCATTTGGGTACCAGCATCTGTAGAGCCTGCTGCAATTTTCAATCCCAGTACAAGAGAAGTAAGATTTCTTCCTAACCTAAATAAAGATATTTGTTGGCGTACAAAGTTCTTTTGTCAAGAGAACTACTCATTAGGTTTTGAATCCGGAGAAAAAAAGTACAAAGTTCTTTTGTCAACAAAGCATGCTCAGTATAGAAAAAACTGGGTTTTAACTTTAGGCATAGATGAATCATGGAGAGAGACtcaaagcatttcccctgacATTGTCCATATAATGCCCGGTATTTGCATTAATGGGGTTATCTATCAATTTGTCTATTGGTCTACTAATGCTAACACACCTGCAATAGCTGGATTTGATATCAAATCTGAAAAATTCAATATTATTGCATTGTGGAATGCATCTTATCACATGGTAGTTGATTACAAGCTGATAGAAGTGAAGGGTAAATTAGCGGTCACAAATTGTGAAAATCTATTAAGTGGATATAtccatttgtggattttagaaATAGAAGATCAGTGGAAGAGTTATATTATTCGCACAATATGGAACGGCATATATTCCAGAATACGATCCCATCTTCAAATCACATCATTATGCAAATCAAGGAATGGGGATATTCTCTTCATTGTGAACTTAAAGTCAGGTACTTtatgtttgtgttatgatgtcACGAGACAGAGTTGGAGCAAATTAGAAATCACGGGGCTTCCTAAAGAGAGCTTCATCAAAGGCATTGGTAGTTATGTCGAAAGACTAGTTATGTAG